In a single window of the Methanolobus psychrophilus R15 genome:
- a CDS encoding antigen yields MAVPEVLSITTIEGDKVVNEKGEDLGNIKDIMINLQDGSVSYAVLSFGGFLGLGDKYFGVPWKAIHKDPGSHNFILNVEKERLENAPGFDKDHWPGTTDEAHREYVTSIYDYYGYEQPMIRRGAVDEETRSRTHLEEPVVMSGNEYEAETRSSSDKREPATMGAEETMAASRQGEIIGAGTAAGTSSARTTEVKEGGITRESYPNTHREIYQILKDEHDKVLSLFDEAIRNGSRDTFMQIKDELDTHLNGEEELLYPVLKKENRTHDITMEGYQEHHVAKVLLSELDSMSEKDEMWTSKLKVLKENVKHHVEEEEKEMFPASRKVLSEQKAGELAEQYLAFKDKYRAAHGRR; encoded by the coding sequence GTGGCTGTACCAGAAGTACTATCTATTACTACAATTGAAGGAGATAAGGTTGTAAACGAAAAAGGTGAAGATCTTGGGAACATAAAAGATATAATGATCAATCTGCAGGATGGATCAGTATCTTATGCTGTACTGTCATTCGGAGGGTTCTTAGGACTTGGGGATAAATACTTTGGAGTGCCCTGGAAGGCAATCCACAAGGATCCGGGCTCGCACAATTTCATATTGAATGTTGAAAAAGAAAGACTTGAGAATGCTCCCGGATTCGATAAGGATCACTGGCCAGGAACGACGGATGAAGCTCACCGTGAATACGTAACAAGCATTTACGACTATTACGGATATGAGCAGCCTATGATCAGAAGAGGCGCAGTTGATGAGGAAACAAGGTCGCGGACTCATCTTGAGGAACCTGTGGTCATGTCCGGCAATGAATACGAAGCTGAGACCAGAAGCAGCAGCGATAAGCGTGAACCAGCAACTATGGGCGCAGAAGAAACAATGGCTGCATCACGCCAAGGAGAGATCATAGGTGCTGGCACTGCTGCCGGTACGTCTTCTGCAAGGACCACTGAAGTGAAAGAAGGTGGTATCACTCGTGAAAGCTATCCAAACACACACCGGGAGATATACCAGATACTCAAGGATGAACATGACAAAGTATTGAGCCTGTTCGATGAAGCTATCAGGAATGGCTCAAGAGATACCTTCATGCAGATAAAGGATGAACTTGACACACATCTCAACGGGGAGGAAGAACTCCTGTACCCGGTGCTTAAAAAAGAGAACAGGACTCATGATATCACCATGGAAGGCTATCAGGAACACCATGTTGCGAAAGTTCTGTTATCAGAACTGGATTCAATGAGTGAGAAAGATGAGATGTGGACTTCCAAGCTCAAGGTTCTGAAGGAGAACGTGAAGCACCACGTAGAAGAAGAAGAGAAAGAGATGTTCCCGGCTTCCCGGAAGGTTCTTAGTGAACAGAAGGCAGGAGAGCTTGCAGAACAGTATCTTGCTTTCAAGGATAAATACAGGGCTGCTCACGGCAGAAGATAA
- a CDS encoding gluconate transporter, whose product MGPITIFIVALIFILILTARLRVHPFLSLIAASMLVGLLAGEAEGTMDAITAGMSSIFAEFAIVVTAGSIIGVILQRSGATSIIADDIIKIFKKPVLALFLLGFMFAVPMMCLILAFIIFLPVAKDLSEKLNLKKGVTEGALALGTMVSFGLVYPSPGIYAFVRDVGPTTEISALRVLVTGTLIAVFVSLVGYLYIMKVFNMNIKEDYFRYTVPAKDPAVASLLPTRVACYAPIIIPVVLILMRITTHADVFYFIGNPGMALMSGAVVAMVLPTRKFAAADVRAWVEKGIRRSGLVMLDICGGGALGATLVLAGVGEALGNMLITSSVPALFIPFLIGAAIQTVQGSRMVTLFVASALVIPIMPQLGLPAEIVLFSMASGTFLISHFNDPFFWILGDLADMETPEILKTYTMGGIVMGIASMAITSIIYYAFY is encoded by the coding sequence ATGGGGCCAATAACTATCTTCATAGTAGCTTTGATTTTTATTTTAATCCTTACCGCACGTTTGAGAGTGCATCCCTTCCTGAGTCTGATTGCTGCATCTATGCTGGTGGGCCTGCTTGCAGGTGAGGCTGAAGGAACAATGGATGCGATCACAGCAGGCATGAGCAGCATATTTGCGGAATTTGCAATTGTCGTTACTGCCGGAAGCATAATCGGGGTCATACTGCAAAGAAGCGGTGCCACCTCGATAATCGCAGATGACATTATAAAGATATTCAAAAAACCTGTACTGGCACTCTTTCTGCTGGGATTCATGTTTGCAGTGCCTATGATGTGCCTGATACTGGCCTTTATCATATTCCTCCCTGTTGCCAAAGACCTCAGCGAGAAGCTCAACCTGAAAAAAGGTGTGACGGAAGGTGCTTTGGCGCTGGGGACCATGGTCTCCTTCGGGCTGGTATATCCTTCACCCGGTATTTACGCCTTTGTAAGGGACGTAGGGCCCACAACTGAAATAAGTGCATTAAGGGTATTGGTCACCGGGACCCTTATTGCTGTGTTCGTGTCACTGGTAGGGTATCTTTACATAATGAAAGTATTCAACATGAATATAAAGGAAGATTATTTTCGGTACACAGTTCCTGCAAAGGATCCTGCTGTTGCGAGTCTTCTCCCCACCAGGGTAGCATGTTATGCTCCCATCATCATCCCGGTCGTACTTATCCTTATGCGCATAACCACACATGCAGATGTGTTCTATTTTATAGGGAATCCGGGCATGGCACTAATGTCCGGGGCTGTGGTTGCAATGGTATTACCAACCAGGAAGTTCGCTGCCGCTGATGTGCGGGCATGGGTCGAGAAGGGCATCAGGAGGAGTGGGCTGGTAATGCTAGATATATGTGGAGGAGGGGCTCTTGGAGCAACCCTCGTACTGGCAGGTGTTGGTGAAGCACTTGGCAACATGTTGATCACTTCAAGCGTACCTGCCCTGTTCATACCATTCCTTATAGGAGCAGCTATCCAGACCGTGCAGGGCTCAAGAATGGTAACATTATTCGTTGCTTCAGCATTAGTGATACCTATTATGCCACAACTGGGATTGCCTGCCGAGATAGTGCTTTTCTCAATGGCTTCCGGAACGTTCCTTATCTCTCACTTTAATGATCCTTTCTTCTGGATATTAGGGGACCTCGCCGATATGGAAACACCCGAAATATTGAAAACGTACACCATGGGAGGAATAGTTATGGGAATCGCCAGCATGGCAATAACCAGTATAATCTACTATGCATTCTATTGA
- a CDS encoding gluconate transporter, which produces MNPLIIFFVALAFILILTARLRMHPFLSLIAGSLLVGLLAGEAKGTMDAISTGMGTVFAQFAIVITAGSIIGTILQGQAGLHL; this is translated from the coding sequence ATGAACCCGCTTATAATTTTTTTTGTTGCACTGGCATTCATCCTTATACTTACTGCACGGTTGAGGATGCATCCCTTCCTTAGCCTGATTGCCGGCTCGTTACTGGTGGGTCTGCTTGCAGGCGAGGCTAAAGGGACAATGGATGCTATCTCCACAGGCATGGGCACGGTCTTCGCCCAGTTTGCCATTGTGATAACTGCAGGCAGTATCATTGGAACTATACTTCAGGGACAGGCGGGACTGCACTTATAG